The following coding sequences lie in one Miscanthus floridulus cultivar M001 chromosome 9, ASM1932011v1, whole genome shotgun sequence genomic window:
- the LOC136483958 gene encoding tropinone reductase homolog At2g29360-like: MAVTSGSRQERWSLVGATALVTGGSKGIGHGVVEELAGFGARVHTCARNAAELEESRRRWAEKGLVVTVSVCDVSVPADREKLMHTVKATFDGKLDILVNNAGQVFFKPAAECTAEDYSHVMATNLESSFHLCQLAHPLLVRASVAGGGSVVHISSIASYLGYPGLVLYCISKGTNTCMLC, translated from the coding sequence ATGGCGGTCACTAGCGGCAGCAGGCAAGAGAGGTGGAGCCTCGTCGGCGCGACGGCGCTGGTCACAGGCGGCAGCAAGGGGATCGGCCACGGGGTCGTCGAAGAGCTGGCCGGGTTCGGCGCGAGGGTGCACACATGCGCGCGGAACGCGGCAGAGCTTGAGGAGTCCCGGCGCCGGTGGGCGGAGAAGGGGCTCGTCGTCACCGTCTCCGTCTGCGACGTCTCCGTGCCGGCCGACCGGGAGAAGCTCATGCACACGGTCAAGGCGACCTTCGACGGCAAGCTCGACATCCTGGTGAACAACGCCGGGCAGGTGTTCTTCAAGCCGGCGGCGGAGTGCACTGCCGAGGACTACTCGCATGTGATGGCGACCAACTTGGAGTCAAGCTTCCATCTGTGCCAGCTCGCGCACCCTCTGCTCGTCAGAGCGTCCGTCGCCGGTGGAGGAAGCGTCGTCCATATCTCCTCCATCGCAAGCTACCTGGGTTACCCTGGGCTCGTGCTCTACTGCATCTCCAAAGGTACCAATACGTGCATGCTATGCTAA